A single region of the Gossypium arboreum isolate Shixiya-1 chromosome 12, ASM2569848v2, whole genome shotgun sequence genome encodes:
- the LOC108477174 gene encoding uncharacterized protein LOC108477174 isoform X2, translated as MNTRVRTTLQSMKAPLNHDRHHNKEMEKCQGSRTLGTSKAVTNRRRSIREKKIALLQDVDKLKRKLRHEENVHRALERAFTRPLGALPRLPPYLPPYTLELLAEVAVLEEEVVRLEEQVVSFRQGLYQEAVYASSKRNVENLNESTVEQSTVRSSKHQRLKSLSVNEMSLVPTIARSQPSLSRSVSSRKMLPPDTIYDRAGQCFIRPTNGKQASTKFSSASGDIRGKENQSFANAVKDKQSPDKKVSNIVTPVKRLPIKLDSADKYLDPLKVQLDGRLVKQENAQASPSSSTDDKVSAVDSTPNKISEDIVRCLFRIFARLSTLKDKAAESGTLPGESEVRDPYGICSDLKTRDIGPYQHLCAIEVNTINLNRSRNALFLIHKLKFLLGKLASVNLEGLSHQQKLAFWINTYNSCMMKAILEHGVPELPETVVALMQKATIVVGGHLLNAITIEHFILRLPFHLKFTCPKAAKNNEVKARNIFGLEWSEPLVTFALACGSWSSPAVRVYTAAHVEEELETAKRDYLQAAVGISRTNKLTIPKLLDWYLLDFAKDLESLLDWVCLQLPNDVRNEAVKCLERKGKETLSQLVQVMPYDFSFRLLLQR; from the exons atgaatacaAGAGTCCGTACCACTCTTCAGTCCATGAAAGCTCCTTTAAATCATGACAGACACCACAATAAA GAGATGGAGAAGTGTCAGGGAAGTAGAACACTTGGTACCAGCAAAGCTGTAACAAATAGGAGAAGATCAATCAGGGAAAAGAAAATAGCCTTATTACAAGAT GTTGATAAGCTAAAAAGGAAGCTTAGACATGAAGAGAATGTGCATAGAGCTTTGGAGAGAGCTTTTACTAGGCCTTTAGGGGCACTTCCTCGGCTTCCTCCTTACTTACCTCCATAT ACATTAGAGCTACTTGCTGAAGTAGCTGTTTTGGAAGAGGAAGTTGTTAGGCTTGAAGAGCAAGTAGTGAGTTTTAGGCAAGGTCTTTATCAAGAGGCTGTCTATGCATCTTCCAAGAGGAATGTAGAGAATTTGAATGAATCCACTGTTGAGCAGTCTACGGTTCGAAGTTCAAAACACCAGCGATTGAAGTCTTTGTCTGTAAACGAGATGAGTTTGGTACCAACCATTGCCAGGTCTCAGCCATCTCTTTCCAGAAGTGTTTCAAGCAGAAAGATGTTGCCTCCAGATACTATTTACGATCGAGCTGGACAGTGCTTTATCAGGCCAACAAATGGTAAACAAGCTTCCACAAAATTCAGTTCTGCTTCCGGAGACATAAGAGGAAAAGAAAACCAATCATTTGCAAATGCTGTAAAGGATAAACAATCTCCAGACAAGAAAGTATCCAACATTGTGACCCCAGTAAAGAGACTTCCAATCAAGCTTGACTCAGCAGACAAATATCTGGATCCTCTGAAGGTGCAG CTAGATGGTAGATTAGTAAAGCAAGAAAATGCACAAGCAAGCCCTTCTAGTTCTACAGATGATAAGGTATCAGCAGTTGATAGTACACCAAACAAAATATCTGAAGACATTGTAAGGTGCTTGTTTAGAATTTTCGCAAGGTTGAGCACCTTGAAAGATAAAGCTGCGGAATCCGGGACTTTACCTGGAGAAAGTGAGGTCCGAGACCCTTATGGTATCTGTTCAGATTTGAAAACTAGAGATATTGGACCCTATCAACATCTTTGTGCAATTGAAGTGAATACAATTAACCTAAACCGGAGTAGGAATGCTTTGTTTCTGATCCATAAACTAAA GTTTCTTCTTGGGAAGCTCGCGTCTGTCAATTTAGAGGGTCTCAGCCATCAGCAGAAGCTTGCATTCTGGATCAACACTTATAATTCCTGTATGATGAAA GCAATTTTGGAGCATGGGGTTCCTGAGTTGCCTGAAACAGTTGTAGCACTAATGCAAAAG GCTACAATAGTTGTGGGAGGCCACTTACTAAATGCAATAACAATTGAGCATTTCATATTAAGGCTGCCTTTCCATTTGAAATTT ACCTGTCCTAAAGCTGCAAAAAATAATGAGGTGAAAGCACGCAATATATTTGGTCTCGAGTGGTCCGAACCTTTGGTTACATTTGCTCTTGCATGTGGAAGCTGGTCATCTCCTGCT GTGAGAGTATACACGGCGGCTCATGTCGAAGAAGAGTTGGAAACAGCTAAGAGAGACTACCTGCAGGCAGCGGTGGGGATTTCAAGAACAAACAAGTTAACAATACCAAAGCTATTGGATTGGTATCTGCTTGACTTTGCAAAGGATTTGGAATCATTGCTGGATTGGGTTTGCCTTCAGCTACCAAATGATGTGAGAAATGAAGCAGTGAAATGCTTAGAGAGAAAAGGGAAAGAGACTCTTTCACAACTTGTGCAAGTAATGCCTTACGATTTCAGTTTCAGACTGCTTTTACAGCGTTGA
- the LOC108477174 gene encoding uncharacterized protein LOC108477174 isoform X1, with translation MNTRVRTTLQSMKAPLNHDRHHNKKEMEKCQGSRTLGTSKAVTNRRRSIREKKIALLQDVDKLKRKLRHEENVHRALERAFTRPLGALPRLPPYLPPYTLELLAEVAVLEEEVVRLEEQVVSFRQGLYQEAVYASSKRNVENLNESTVEQSTVRSSKHQRLKSLSVNEMSLVPTIARSQPSLSRSVSSRKMLPPDTIYDRAGQCFIRPTNGKQASTKFSSASGDIRGKENQSFANAVKDKQSPDKKVSNIVTPVKRLPIKLDSADKYLDPLKVQLDGRLVKQENAQASPSSSTDDKVSAVDSTPNKISEDIVRCLFRIFARLSTLKDKAAESGTLPGESEVRDPYGICSDLKTRDIGPYQHLCAIEVNTINLNRSRNALFLIHKLKFLLGKLASVNLEGLSHQQKLAFWINTYNSCMMKAILEHGVPELPETVVALMQKATIVVGGHLLNAITIEHFILRLPFHLKFTCPKAAKNNEVKARNIFGLEWSEPLVTFALACGSWSSPAVRVYTAAHVEEELETAKRDYLQAAVGISRTNKLTIPKLLDWYLLDFAKDLESLLDWVCLQLPNDVRNEAVKCLERKGKETLSQLVQVMPYDFSFRLLLQR, from the exons atgaatacaAGAGTCCGTACCACTCTTCAGTCCATGAAAGCTCCTTTAAATCATGACAGACACCACAATAAA AAGGAGATGGAGAAGTGTCAGGGAAGTAGAACACTTGGTACCAGCAAAGCTGTAACAAATAGGAGAAGATCAATCAGGGAAAAGAAAATAGCCTTATTACAAGAT GTTGATAAGCTAAAAAGGAAGCTTAGACATGAAGAGAATGTGCATAGAGCTTTGGAGAGAGCTTTTACTAGGCCTTTAGGGGCACTTCCTCGGCTTCCTCCTTACTTACCTCCATAT ACATTAGAGCTACTTGCTGAAGTAGCTGTTTTGGAAGAGGAAGTTGTTAGGCTTGAAGAGCAAGTAGTGAGTTTTAGGCAAGGTCTTTATCAAGAGGCTGTCTATGCATCTTCCAAGAGGAATGTAGAGAATTTGAATGAATCCACTGTTGAGCAGTCTACGGTTCGAAGTTCAAAACACCAGCGATTGAAGTCTTTGTCTGTAAACGAGATGAGTTTGGTACCAACCATTGCCAGGTCTCAGCCATCTCTTTCCAGAAGTGTTTCAAGCAGAAAGATGTTGCCTCCAGATACTATTTACGATCGAGCTGGACAGTGCTTTATCAGGCCAACAAATGGTAAACAAGCTTCCACAAAATTCAGTTCTGCTTCCGGAGACATAAGAGGAAAAGAAAACCAATCATTTGCAAATGCTGTAAAGGATAAACAATCTCCAGACAAGAAAGTATCCAACATTGTGACCCCAGTAAAGAGACTTCCAATCAAGCTTGACTCAGCAGACAAATATCTGGATCCTCTGAAGGTGCAG CTAGATGGTAGATTAGTAAAGCAAGAAAATGCACAAGCAAGCCCTTCTAGTTCTACAGATGATAAGGTATCAGCAGTTGATAGTACACCAAACAAAATATCTGAAGACATTGTAAGGTGCTTGTTTAGAATTTTCGCAAGGTTGAGCACCTTGAAAGATAAAGCTGCGGAATCCGGGACTTTACCTGGAGAAAGTGAGGTCCGAGACCCTTATGGTATCTGTTCAGATTTGAAAACTAGAGATATTGGACCCTATCAACATCTTTGTGCAATTGAAGTGAATACAATTAACCTAAACCGGAGTAGGAATGCTTTGTTTCTGATCCATAAACTAAA GTTTCTTCTTGGGAAGCTCGCGTCTGTCAATTTAGAGGGTCTCAGCCATCAGCAGAAGCTTGCATTCTGGATCAACACTTATAATTCCTGTATGATGAAA GCAATTTTGGAGCATGGGGTTCCTGAGTTGCCTGAAACAGTTGTAGCACTAATGCAAAAG GCTACAATAGTTGTGGGAGGCCACTTACTAAATGCAATAACAATTGAGCATTTCATATTAAGGCTGCCTTTCCATTTGAAATTT ACCTGTCCTAAAGCTGCAAAAAATAATGAGGTGAAAGCACGCAATATATTTGGTCTCGAGTGGTCCGAACCTTTGGTTACATTTGCTCTTGCATGTGGAAGCTGGTCATCTCCTGCT GTGAGAGTATACACGGCGGCTCATGTCGAAGAAGAGTTGGAAACAGCTAAGAGAGACTACCTGCAGGCAGCGGTGGGGATTTCAAGAACAAACAAGTTAACAATACCAAAGCTATTGGATTGGTATCTGCTTGACTTTGCAAAGGATTTGGAATCATTGCTGGATTGGGTTTGCCTTCAGCTACCAAATGATGTGAGAAATGAAGCAGTGAAATGCTTAGAGAGAAAAGGGAAAGAGACTCTTTCACAACTTGTGCAAGTAATGCCTTACGATTTCAGTTTCAGACTGCTTTTACAGCGTTGA
- the LOC108477174 gene encoding uncharacterized protein LOC108477174 isoform X3, translated as MEKCQGSRTLGTSKAVTNRRRSIREKKIALLQDVDKLKRKLRHEENVHRALERAFTRPLGALPRLPPYLPPYTLELLAEVAVLEEEVVRLEEQVVSFRQGLYQEAVYASSKRNVENLNESTVEQSTVRSSKHQRLKSLSVNEMSLVPTIARSQPSLSRSVSSRKMLPPDTIYDRAGQCFIRPTNGKQASTKFSSASGDIRGKENQSFANAVKDKQSPDKKVSNIVTPVKRLPIKLDSADKYLDPLKVQLDGRLVKQENAQASPSSSTDDKVSAVDSTPNKISEDIVRCLFRIFARLSTLKDKAAESGTLPGESEVRDPYGICSDLKTRDIGPYQHLCAIEVNTINLNRSRNALFLIHKLKFLLGKLASVNLEGLSHQQKLAFWINTYNSCMMKAILEHGVPELPETVVALMQKATIVVGGHLLNAITIEHFILRLPFHLKFTCPKAAKNNEVKARNIFGLEWSEPLVTFALACGSWSSPAVRVYTAAHVEEELETAKRDYLQAAVGISRTNKLTIPKLLDWYLLDFAKDLESLLDWVCLQLPNDVRNEAVKCLERKGKETLSQLVQVMPYDFSFRLLLQR; from the exons ATGGAGAAGTGTCAGGGAAGTAGAACACTTGGTACCAGCAAAGCTGTAACAAATAGGAGAAGATCAATCAGGGAAAAGAAAATAGCCTTATTACAAGAT GTTGATAAGCTAAAAAGGAAGCTTAGACATGAAGAGAATGTGCATAGAGCTTTGGAGAGAGCTTTTACTAGGCCTTTAGGGGCACTTCCTCGGCTTCCTCCTTACTTACCTCCATAT ACATTAGAGCTACTTGCTGAAGTAGCTGTTTTGGAAGAGGAAGTTGTTAGGCTTGAAGAGCAAGTAGTGAGTTTTAGGCAAGGTCTTTATCAAGAGGCTGTCTATGCATCTTCCAAGAGGAATGTAGAGAATTTGAATGAATCCACTGTTGAGCAGTCTACGGTTCGAAGTTCAAAACACCAGCGATTGAAGTCTTTGTCTGTAAACGAGATGAGTTTGGTACCAACCATTGCCAGGTCTCAGCCATCTCTTTCCAGAAGTGTTTCAAGCAGAAAGATGTTGCCTCCAGATACTATTTACGATCGAGCTGGACAGTGCTTTATCAGGCCAACAAATGGTAAACAAGCTTCCACAAAATTCAGTTCTGCTTCCGGAGACATAAGAGGAAAAGAAAACCAATCATTTGCAAATGCTGTAAAGGATAAACAATCTCCAGACAAGAAAGTATCCAACATTGTGACCCCAGTAAAGAGACTTCCAATCAAGCTTGACTCAGCAGACAAATATCTGGATCCTCTGAAGGTGCAG CTAGATGGTAGATTAGTAAAGCAAGAAAATGCACAAGCAAGCCCTTCTAGTTCTACAGATGATAAGGTATCAGCAGTTGATAGTACACCAAACAAAATATCTGAAGACATTGTAAGGTGCTTGTTTAGAATTTTCGCAAGGTTGAGCACCTTGAAAGATAAAGCTGCGGAATCCGGGACTTTACCTGGAGAAAGTGAGGTCCGAGACCCTTATGGTATCTGTTCAGATTTGAAAACTAGAGATATTGGACCCTATCAACATCTTTGTGCAATTGAAGTGAATACAATTAACCTAAACCGGAGTAGGAATGCTTTGTTTCTGATCCATAAACTAAA GTTTCTTCTTGGGAAGCTCGCGTCTGTCAATTTAGAGGGTCTCAGCCATCAGCAGAAGCTTGCATTCTGGATCAACACTTATAATTCCTGTATGATGAAA GCAATTTTGGAGCATGGGGTTCCTGAGTTGCCTGAAACAGTTGTAGCACTAATGCAAAAG GCTACAATAGTTGTGGGAGGCCACTTACTAAATGCAATAACAATTGAGCATTTCATATTAAGGCTGCCTTTCCATTTGAAATTT ACCTGTCCTAAAGCTGCAAAAAATAATGAGGTGAAAGCACGCAATATATTTGGTCTCGAGTGGTCCGAACCTTTGGTTACATTTGCTCTTGCATGTGGAAGCTGGTCATCTCCTGCT GTGAGAGTATACACGGCGGCTCATGTCGAAGAAGAGTTGGAAACAGCTAAGAGAGACTACCTGCAGGCAGCGGTGGGGATTTCAAGAACAAACAAGTTAACAATACCAAAGCTATTGGATTGGTATCTGCTTGACTTTGCAAAGGATTTGGAATCATTGCTGGATTGGGTTTGCCTTCAGCTACCAAATGATGTGAGAAATGAAGCAGTGAAATGCTTAGAGAGAAAAGGGAAAGAGACTCTTTCACAACTTGTGCAAGTAATGCCTTACGATTTCAGTTTCAGACTGCTTTTACAGCGTTGA